In Thermococcus thioreducens, a genomic segment contains:
- the glyA gene encoding serine hydroxymethyltransferase codes for MAEGYKAYRDRVLNFLEEHEKWRSHTINLIASENVTSPSVTRAVKSGFMHKYAEGWPRQRYYQGCKYVDEVELIGVELFTKLFGSDFADLRPISGTNANQAAFFGLTQPGDKAIVLHTSHGGHISHMPFGAAGMRGLEVHTWPFDNDEFNIDVDKAEKLIREIEPKIVVFGGSLFPFPHPVKELAPVAKEVGAYVMYDAAHVLGLIAGKQFQDPLREGADIITASTHKTFPGPQGGVIIYKRFGETEEIAKLQWAIFPGVLSNHHLHHMAGKVVTAAEMLEYGEKYAAQIVKNAKALAEALAEEGFKVIGEDRGYTESHQVIVDVSDLHPAAGGWAAPLLEEAGIILNKNLLPWDPLEKVNEPSGLRIGVQEMTRVGMMEDDMKEIARFIRRVLIDREDPKKVERDVFYFRQNFQRVYYSFDYGLPLRE; via the coding sequence ATGGCTGAAGGATACAAGGCTTACCGCGATAGGGTTCTGAACTTTCTGGAGGAGCACGAGAAGTGGAGGAGCCACACGATAAACCTCATCGCAAGTGAAAACGTGACCTCCCCCAGCGTTACCCGTGCCGTTAAGAGCGGGTTCATGCACAAATATGCTGAAGGCTGGCCGAGGCAGAGATACTATCAGGGCTGTAAGTACGTTGACGAGGTCGAGCTGATTGGAGTAGAACTCTTCACCAAGCTCTTCGGGAGTGACTTCGCCGACCTCAGGCCGATCTCCGGAACCAACGCCAACCAGGCCGCTTTCTTCGGCTTGACTCAGCCCGGGGACAAGGCGATAGTCCTCCACACCAGCCACGGCGGGCACATAAGCCACATGCCCTTCGGTGCCGCAGGAATGCGCGGGCTTGAGGTCCACACCTGGCCGTTCGACAACGATGAGTTCAACATTGACGTTGATAAAGCTGAAAAGCTCATCCGCGAGATTGAGCCCAAGATAGTCGTCTTCGGAGGTTCGCTCTTCCCGTTCCCGCATCCTGTCAAGGAGCTCGCCCCGGTGGCCAAGGAGGTCGGTGCTTACGTGATGTATGACGCCGCCCACGTCCTCGGTCTTATAGCAGGCAAGCAGTTCCAGGATCCGCTCCGCGAAGGAGCTGACATAATAACCGCCTCAACCCATAAGACCTTCCCGGGGCCGCAGGGTGGTGTCATAATCTACAAGAGGTTTGGAGAAACCGAGGAGATAGCCAAGCTCCAGTGGGCCATCTTCCCCGGCGTGCTAAGCAACCACCACCTCCACCACATGGCCGGAAAGGTGGTCACCGCGGCGGAGATGCTCGAGTACGGTGAGAAGTACGCGGCCCAGATCGTCAAGAACGCCAAGGCCCTCGCCGAGGCTCTCGCTGAGGAGGGCTTCAAGGTCATCGGCGAGGACAGGGGCTACACCGAGAGCCACCAGGTTATAGTTGACGTTTCAGACCTCCACCCTGCGGCTGGAGGATGGGCGGCCCCACTCCTTGAGGAGGCCGGCATAATCCTCAACAAGAACCTCCTGCCCTGGGACCCGCTTGAGAAGGTCAACGAGCCGAGCGGCCTGCGCATAGGAGTCCAGGAGATGACCCGCGTTGGCATGATGGAGGACGACATGAAGGAGATAGCGAGGTTCATCAGGCGCGTCCTCATCGACAGGGAGGATCCGAAGAAGGTCGAGCGCGACGTCTTCTACTTCAGGCAGAACTTCCAGAGGGTCTACTACTCCTTCGACTATGGCCTGCCGCTCAGGGAGTGA
- a CDS encoding transcription factor S, with the protein MKFCPKCGNLMLPDRKKKVWVCRSCGYEEPFDEKKDREKTVIKQKVEHKPDEGIIVVEQDVKTLPTTKITCPKCGNDTAYWWEMQTRAGDEPSTIFYRCTKCGHTWRAYE; encoded by the coding sequence ATGAAGTTCTGTCCAAAGTGCGGTAACTTGATGCTCCCGGATCGGAAAAAGAAGGTCTGGGTCTGCCGCTCATGTGGCTATGAGGAGCCCTTTGACGAGAAGAAGGACAGGGAGAAGACCGTCATAAAGCAGAAGGTCGAGCACAAGCCCGACGAGGGCATCATTGTAGTCGAGCAGGACGTCAAGACCCTGCCAACGACTAAGATAACCTGCCCCAAGTGCGGCAACGATACAGCTTACTGGTGGGAGATGCAGACAAGGGCTGGAGACGAGCCGAGCACGATATTCTACAGGTGCACCAAGTGCGGCCACACCTGGAGGGCCTACGAGTGA
- a CDS encoding DNA polymerase sliding clamp, with amino-acid sequence MPFEIVFDGAKDFADLIATASNLIDEAAFKITEEGISMRAMDPSRVVLIDLNLPESIFSKYEVEEEETIGINMDHFKKILKRGKNKDTLILRKGDENFLEVTFEGTAKRTFKLPLIEVEELELDLPELPFTAKVVVLGEVLKEAVKDASLVSDALKFIATENEFTMKAEGETNEVEIKLTLEDEGLLDLEVEEETKSAYGISYLADMIKGIGKADEVIIRFGNEMPLQMEYPIRDEGKLIFLLAPRVED; translated from the coding sequence ATGCCGTTCGAGATAGTTTTTGATGGTGCCAAGGATTTCGCCGATCTTATAGCCACCGCAAGCAACCTCATCGACGAGGCCGCCTTCAAGATAACCGAGGAAGGGATATCGATGAGGGCCATGGACCCGAGCAGGGTCGTTCTCATCGACCTCAACCTGCCCGAGAGCATCTTCTCCAAGTACGAGGTGGAGGAAGAGGAAACCATAGGAATCAACATGGACCACTTCAAGAAGATACTCAAGCGCGGCAAGAACAAGGACACGCTCATCCTCAGGAAGGGTGACGAGAACTTCCTTGAGGTCACCTTCGAGGGCACCGCAAAGAGAACCTTCAAGCTCCCGCTCATCGAGGTGGAGGAGCTTGAGCTTGACCTTCCAGAGCTTCCGTTCACGGCCAAGGTCGTTGTCCTCGGAGAGGTCCTCAAGGAGGCGGTTAAAGATGCTTCCCTAGTCAGCGACGCCCTCAAGTTCATCGCCACCGAGAACGAGTTCACCATGAAAGCCGAGGGAGAAACGAATGAGGTCGAGATTAAGCTCACCCTTGAGGATGAAGGCCTGCTCGACCTTGAAGTCGAGGAAGAAACGAAGAGCGCCTACGGAATCAGCTACCTCGCGGACATGATAAAGGGCATCGGCAAGGCCGACGAGGTTATAATACGGTTCGGCAACGAGATGCCCCTCCAGATGGAGTACCCGATAAGGGACGAGGGCAAGCTGATATTCCTCCTCGCCCCGCGCGTCGAGGACTGA
- a CDS encoding immunoglobulin-like domain-containing protein, translating to MRKIVPVLLIVLLVPIGYYMASKGGGSNGVQDLPSGEGIALKLDKSSYTPSDVMVLTLLNNADTNATTSYHFKLYRLEGGEWKEVPVNLMFIEIAVVIEPGKSWEQKVKLSDLGLTPGHYKIVKEVYLGGTTVKAGAEFDING from the coding sequence ATGAGGAAGATAGTTCCGGTCCTGCTGATAGTCCTGCTGGTTCCGATTGGATACTACATGGCATCAAAGGGCGGGGGAAGCAACGGAGTGCAAGACCTCCCGAGTGGTGAAGGAATCGCTCTGAAGCTCGACAAGAGCAGCTACACCCCAAGCGACGTGATGGTTCTCACACTCCTAAACAACGCCGATACCAACGCCACCACAAGCTACCACTTCAAGCTCTACAGGCTGGAAGGTGGGGAGTGGAAGGAAGTCCCAGTGAATCTGATGTTCATAGAGATCGCCGTCGTAATAGAGCCCGGGAAGAGCTGGGAGCAGAAGGTAAAGCTCTCCGACCTTGGCCTCACACCTGGGCACTACAAGATAGTCAAGGAAGTCTACCTCGGGGGCACGACGGTTAAGGCCGGGGCTGAGTTCGATATCAATGGATAG
- a CDS encoding immunoglobulin-like domain-containing protein yields MRWKTGAGIVVLMLLWGLSGPHFTVSLDKSTYSPGEEPELRVRNVGLTPIYFGQGYLLYRWENRSWVEMKTPFFFIARLYDLSPFHSWKQSVTLKYLPENESPGEPRPYPHLPPGRYRLVKRICGWPLGCRNASVEFKVRE; encoded by the coding sequence ATGAGGTGGAAGACCGGCGCCGGAATCGTCGTCCTGATGCTCCTCTGGGGCCTGAGCGGACCACACTTTACTGTAAGCCTCGATAAAAGCACGTATTCACCCGGAGAAGAGCCGGAACTGAGGGTAAGGAACGTCGGTCTGACGCCCATATACTTCGGCCAGGGCTACCTCCTCTACCGGTGGGAAAACAGGAGCTGGGTTGAAATGAAAACTCCATTTTTCTTTATAGCGAGGCTCTACGACCTGTCCCCATTCCATTCCTGGAAGCAGAGCGTTACCCTGAAATACCTGCCGGAAAACGAGTCCCCCGGAGAGCCCCGTCCCTACCCCCATCTTCCTCCCGGGCGGTACAGGCTCGTAAAGAGGATCTGCGGATGGCCCCTGGGATGCAGAAACGCGAGCGTGGAGTTTAAAGTCAGGGAGTGA
- a CDS encoding peroxiredoxin codes for MVVIGEKFPEVEVKTTHGVIKLPEYFAEKGKWFMLFSHPADFTPVCTTEFYALQKRVDQFRELGVEPIGLSVDQVFSHLKWMEWIKENLGEEITFPVIADDRGDLAEKLGMIPSGATITARAVFIVDDKGIIRAIVYYPAEVGRDWDEILRLVKALKTSTEKGVALPHKWPNNELIGDRAIVPPAGTVEQIKEREEAKARGEIECYDWWFCHKKLD; via the coding sequence ATGGTCGTCATAGGAGAAAAGTTCCCAGAGGTTGAGGTCAAGACCACCCACGGAGTGATAAAGCTGCCGGAGTACTTCGCCGAGAAGGGTAAGTGGTTCATGCTGTTCAGCCACCCCGCCGACTTCACCCCGGTCTGTACCACCGAGTTCTACGCCCTCCAGAAGAGGGTCGACCAGTTCAGGGAGCTCGGCGTCGAGCCCATAGGGCTCAGCGTTGACCAGGTCTTCAGCCACCTGAAGTGGATGGAGTGGATAAAGGAGAACCTCGGTGAGGAGATAACCTTCCCGGTCATAGCCGACGACCGCGGCGACCTCGCCGAGAAGCTCGGCATGATACCCAGCGGCGCAACGATAACCGCCAGAGCGGTCTTCATCGTCGATGACAAGGGAATAATAAGGGCCATAGTCTACTACCCGGCCGAGGTCGGCAGGGACTGGGACGAGATACTCAGGCTCGTCAAGGCCCTCAAGACCAGCACAGAGAAGGGAGTTGCACTTCCACACAAGTGGCCCAACAACGAGCTCATCGGCGACCGCGCCATCGTCCCGCCGGCCGGAACCGTCGAGCAGATCAAGGAGCGCGAGGAGGCCAAGGCTCGCGGAGAAATCGAGTGCTACGACTGGTGGTTCTGCCACAAGAAGCTTGATTGA
- a CDS encoding DNA replication complex subunit Gins51 — MDIVKLRELLEAELSSQELTELDGEFYREFDSLIKALKLSAESSRERGEDVEERLYLAQLSIAEKLMREIIKIRLHKIVDLAVEGIPYGMTEEERQIFTILRAFIEREELPEVPEEAAGVQEEIREIETPKKKVPREAYIIKVDLPRILDPELREYGPFRAGDLVIIPGILGKVLVEREAAERIRIAP, encoded by the coding sequence GTGGACATCGTCAAGCTCAGGGAACTGCTTGAGGCGGAGCTTTCCTCCCAAGAACTGACCGAACTAGACGGGGAGTTCTACCGCGAGTTCGACAGTCTGATAAAGGCCCTCAAGCTAAGCGCTGAGAGCTCCCGTGAGAGGGGCGAGGACGTTGAGGAGCGCCTTTATCTCGCCCAGCTGAGCATAGCAGAAAAGCTCATGCGCGAGATAATCAAAATCAGGCTCCATAAAATCGTTGACCTCGCCGTCGAGGGCATCCCCTACGGAATGACCGAGGAGGAGAGGCAGATTTTCACGATACTCAGGGCGTTCATAGAGCGTGAAGAGCTGCCGGAGGTTCCGGAAGAGGCCGCTGGGGTTCAGGAAGAGATCCGGGAGATAGAAACCCCCAAGAAAAAGGTTCCCAGGGAGGCATACATAATCAAAGTTGACCTGCCCAGGATACTCGACCCGGAGCTGAGGGAATACGGGCCGTTCAGGGCAGGAGACTTAGTTATTATTCCGGGAATCCTTGGAAAGGTTCTTGTGGAGAGGGAAGCCGCGGAAAGGATAAGGATCGCACCATGA
- a CDS encoding molybdopterin-dependent oxidoreductase, protein MPFSACMRDCYDTCSMVAKVKNGRLTVRGNPKHPITAGFLCPKGALLPRWFHAEDRLKAPLIRTGERGSGEFRKTDWDGAIGIIARKLRETIEEHGSESVLVYQYAGDRGVVNYAFPLRLFHYLNTAMLDYGICDRAGQEALRDVYGTAIGMDPEELKNQRLIIYWGINAFWTNLHGFTFAKKHDLEIWTVDVVRTETAKRSHRFFQIKPDTDVLFALGVAKVIIEEGLYDKAFVRGNVYGFEEFKNYVKTLSLYYVSEETGLSVEEIETFARDFAEKRGVIHIGYGFQRSLSGGEAVRAIAILPALVGHRFGFIYDMKTIDKSYAEGAFLRTKPAKKIPQMKLAEYIERGEIKFLYIYNSNPLASLPNQNRLRKALVESDVFVVTHDIFLTDTALYSDVVLPANTFFERPDIADSYYHRYVALNEPVARLYGKSNSEVTRLLAKALGINNPYIYEGDEDVIKKVIEINGLSWEELKREGFVKVPEKPRAWETPSGEIEFFSQRAVGRGLNPFPEYRKPEGKSPLRLLPPTHRMTITSQYHNTYVMIDPNLYINPSDASERGIKDGDTVEVFNDYGSIRTIARLSDDVPPGVVLLYKAFWVKILGWNANFLTADETVEKYGNASAYHSTWVDVKRI, encoded by the coding sequence ATGCCCTTCTCCGCCTGCATGAGGGACTGCTACGACACCTGCTCGATGGTGGCCAAAGTCAAAAACGGAAGGCTCACGGTTAGGGGAAACCCCAAACACCCGATAACGGCCGGCTTCCTCTGTCCGAAGGGGGCGCTTCTCCCCCGGTGGTTCCACGCCGAGGACCGGCTCAAAGCTCCGCTCATAAGAACCGGCGAACGCGGAAGCGGTGAGTTTCGGAAAACTGACTGGGATGGGGCAATCGGCATTATTGCCAGAAAGCTTAGGGAGACGATTGAGGAGCACGGAAGCGAAAGCGTTTTAGTTTATCAATATGCCGGGGACAGAGGTGTGGTCAACTATGCCTTTCCGCTGAGGCTTTTCCACTACCTCAACACTGCCATGCTTGACTACGGCATATGCGATAGGGCAGGCCAGGAGGCTTTGAGGGACGTCTATGGAACCGCAATTGGTATGGATCCCGAGGAGCTCAAAAACCAGCGGTTGATAATTTACTGGGGAATAAACGCTTTCTGGACAAACCTGCACGGATTCACCTTCGCCAAAAAACACGACCTCGAAATCTGGACGGTCGATGTCGTCAGAACCGAAACGGCCAAGCGCTCTCACAGGTTCTTCCAGATAAAGCCGGACACCGACGTTCTCTTCGCCTTGGGGGTTGCTAAGGTCATAATCGAGGAGGGACTCTACGACAAAGCCTTCGTCCGCGGGAATGTTTACGGCTTTGAAGAATTCAAGAATTATGTAAAAACACTATCGCTTTATTATGTAAGTGAGGAGACCGGTTTGAGCGTTGAGGAGATAGAGACATTCGCGAGAGATTTTGCCGAAAAGAGGGGCGTAATCCACATCGGCTACGGCTTCCAGCGCTCCCTGTCAGGCGGTGAAGCGGTGAGAGCGATTGCAATCCTTCCAGCCCTGGTCGGTCATCGCTTCGGCTTCATCTACGACATGAAGACGATAGACAAGTCCTATGCCGAGGGCGCCTTTCTGCGGACCAAACCCGCCAAGAAGATCCCCCAGATGAAGCTGGCCGAGTACATCGAAAGGGGAGAGATTAAGTTCCTCTACATATACAACTCCAACCCCCTCGCGAGCCTGCCGAACCAGAACCGGCTGAGGAAAGCGCTGGTGGAAAGCGACGTTTTCGTCGTCACACACGACATCTTTCTCACAGATACCGCCCTCTACTCCGACGTCGTCCTTCCGGCAAACACCTTCTTCGAAAGGCCCGATATAGCCGATTCCTACTACCACCGCTACGTTGCACTTAACGAGCCCGTTGCGAGGCTCTACGGGAAGAGCAACAGCGAGGTGACGAGGCTTCTCGCGAAGGCCCTCGGGATAAACAACCCGTACATTTACGAGGGCGACGAGGATGTCATCAAAAAGGTCATAGAAATCAACGGGCTGAGCTGGGAAGAGCTGAAAAGGGAGGGCTTCGTCAAAGTCCCGGAGAAGCCGAGGGCGTGGGAGACACCGAGCGGGGAGATTGAGTTCTTCTCCCAGCGTGCCGTTGGGCGCGGTCTGAATCCGTTCCCAGAGTACCGGAAGCCCGAAGGGAAATCCCCCCTTCGCCTGCTCCCCCCCACCCACAGGATGACGATAACGAGCCAGTACCACAACACCTACGTCATGATCGACCCGAACCTTTATATCAATCCTTCCGATGCCTCTGAGAGGGGAATTAAGGACGGGGACACCGTTGAGGTCTTCAACGACTACGGCAGTATAAGGACGATTGCAAGGCTCAGCGATGATGTTCCACCCGGAGTCGTTCTGCTCTACAAGGCGTTCTGGGTTAAAATTCTCGGATGGAACGCCAACTTTCTGACGGCCGATGAAACCGTCGAAAAATACGGAAACGCTTCGGCATATCATTCAACGTGGGTCGATGTGAAGAGGATTTGA
- a CDS encoding immunoglobulin-like domain-containing protein, whose translation MRSTVLLGLFIFLTGITVALYAGPGVNTGSSPGEARAILELDKTVYKSGEDLILTIKNTGSETLLVGSFYRLYRLENGRWEELNIGFSFTGIGYTIPPGSNWSQTVPLVTHASDGAGKLEPLPPGRYRIMKTVSIDRGRCGGRSGEIILSEEFEVVG comes from the coding sequence ATGAGGAGCACAGTTCTCTTGGGCCTCTTTATATTCCTCACTGGTATCACGGTCGCCCTCTACGCTGGACCGGGTGTCAATACGGGAAGTTCTCCTGGAGAGGCGAGGGCCATCCTTGAACTTGATAAAACCGTTTACAAATCCGGTGAGGACCTCATCCTGACTATAAAGAACACAGGGAGCGAGACACTTCTCGTGGGCTCTTTCTACAGACTTTACCGCCTGGAAAACGGAAGATGGGAAGAACTCAACATTGGGTTCTCGTTCACTGGTATAGGCTACACGATACCTCCCGGCAGCAACTGGAGCCAAACCGTGCCCCTTGTTACACACGCTTCTGACGGTGCCGGGAAGCTTGAACCGTTGCCGCCCGGTAGGTACAGGATTATGAAGACTGTGAGCATTGACAGGGGGCGCTGTGGGGGCAGGAGTGGCGAGATAATTCTCTCGGAGGAGTTCGAGGTGGTCGGATGA
- a CDS encoding aromatic amino acid transport family protein: MPVSEGVRREKVATSHGRYYQARLASQRRKKLTVIQNIRKRKGVRGIRTSTIRVDKARITKNEALAILVGTQIGAGVLGLPYAASKVGLIPAIGVLIGVMLLMLGTAFIVLRFSAEMGGAQMSTIAQRTLGRAGGWLMYLSVSLMSFGAILAYIAGMGHVFASLFGVTDTVGAAIFWVLASIVVYKGLEASGKTELIMSYFMLALFIAVTAMLFPHAEPEKALYVEWSGLLSITGVAIFALGCHTIIPDVYKGLGSYEETKKVLVLAFLIPTAIYAVFMASFLLVFGRTTPQVATQALEQIYGRLGWLVGNFIPLLAITTSFIGIALAQQSNNEEFVRLGRKAAWALTVVPPAALYFAGVRNFADVLAFAGDTGDLMAFIVLPILMWLAARLRK; encoded by the coding sequence ATGCCCGTGTCTGAGGGAGTTAGGAGAGAGAAGGTTGCGACCTCTCACGGGAGGTATTATCAGGCAAGGCTGGCCTCCCAGCGCCGCAAGAAGCTCACTGTCATCCAGAATATCCGCAAGAGGAAGGGTGTGAGGGGCATACGGACAAGCACAATACGGGTGGACAAGGCCCGCATAACAAAGAACGAGGCGCTCGCGATACTTGTTGGCACCCAGATAGGCGCCGGAGTTCTAGGACTCCCCTACGCGGCCAGCAAAGTGGGCCTGATACCTGCCATTGGGGTTCTCATCGGTGTAATGCTCCTCATGCTGGGCACTGCCTTCATAGTGCTCAGGTTCAGCGCTGAAATGGGTGGGGCCCAGATGAGCACCATCGCCCAGAGGACCCTCGGAAGGGCCGGCGGCTGGCTGATGTACCTGAGCGTGAGCCTGATGAGCTTTGGCGCCATCCTCGCCTATATAGCCGGAATGGGCCACGTCTTTGCGAGCCTCTTCGGGGTCACCGACACGGTCGGAGCGGCGATATTCTGGGTTCTGGCCTCCATTGTTGTTTACAAGGGGCTTGAAGCCAGCGGAAAGACCGAGCTGATAATGAGCTACTTTATGCTTGCCCTCTTCATAGCGGTTACCGCGATGCTCTTCCCGCATGCAGAGCCAGAAAAAGCGCTCTACGTCGAGTGGAGCGGCTTGCTCAGCATAACCGGTGTGGCAATCTTCGCCCTTGGATGCCACACGATCATTCCGGACGTTTACAAGGGGCTCGGGAGCTACGAGGAGACCAAAAAGGTGCTAGTGCTGGCGTTCCTCATACCTACCGCAATCTACGCGGTATTCATGGCCTCGTTCCTGCTCGTCTTTGGAAGAACCACCCCCCAGGTGGCAACGCAGGCGCTTGAGCAGATATACGGTCGCCTTGGCTGGCTCGTGGGCAACTTCATACCCCTGCTCGCCATAACGACGAGCTTCATAGGCATCGCACTGGCACAGCAGAGCAACAACGAGGAGTTCGTGAGGCTGGGCAGAAAAGCAGCGTGGGCGCTGACCGTTGTTCCCCCGGCGGCCCTCTACTTCGCAGGTGTCAGGAACTTCGCCGATGTGCTGGCCTTCGCAGGCGACACCGGCGACCTGATGGCCTTCATAGTGCTGCCGATACTCATGTGGCTGGCTGCGAGGCTCCGGAAGTGA
- a CDS encoding AAA family ATPase encodes MRIIPRRIELVRLASPGWKMIYGRRKTGKTFMVEHFTEYDEFFFVNRDGTVHDRLSGDKITYPEFIRLFPRLIRGKKRIVIDEFHRLPEEFLDALHAYSTALEGELILITSTMWLAQRLLSMKESPLLGIVSPVKIGLIDEREILVELSREVKGKELVEASVYLREPMLVPIYNPSLRSFLAGFFLSSGSFMNELVGETFSEEGHELTRIYLGIMMEVANGKGTSTELSSALFSRGLLKKDNPGVLQKYLAVLTKMGILRKFLVHGKRRKKFVYRHASPLLDLHFYLEVKYAYTELETPLEFIRKAIDYKLPRHVEDFIADLLAKVYGLRQVRVELPKLELDVALQGFKRLEIVGEVKWKERVKRDEIRKIENKLSHFDCKKVLVVPSKDVLEREPKGIEVLTPDDLLEIAKESLERTP; translated from the coding sequence ATGAGAATAATTCCCAGAAGGATAGAGTTGGTCCGCCTCGCATCCCCCGGCTGGAAGATGATCTACGGAAGGAGAAAAACAGGCAAGACCTTCATGGTCGAGCACTTCACCGAGTATGACGAGTTTTTCTTCGTGAACAGGGATGGAACAGTTCACGACAGGCTGAGCGGCGATAAAATAACTTATCCCGAGTTCATCAGGCTCTTTCCGAGGCTCATCAGGGGGAAAAAAAGAATCGTCATCGACGAGTTCCACCGCCTCCCCGAGGAGTTTTTGGATGCACTCCACGCCTACTCCACGGCACTGGAAGGGGAGTTAATCCTTATAACGTCAACCATGTGGCTCGCCCAGAGGCTGCTCTCGATGAAGGAAAGCCCACTCCTCGGAATAGTGTCTCCAGTAAAGATTGGACTCATAGACGAGCGCGAAATCCTCGTGGAGCTGTCAAGGGAAGTGAAGGGAAAGGAACTGGTTGAGGCTTCCGTTTATCTGAGGGAGCCGATGCTCGTGCCGATTTATAATCCCTCGCTGAGGAGCTTTTTGGCCGGGTTTTTCTTATCCTCCGGTTCCTTCATGAACGAGCTGGTGGGAGAGACTTTCAGCGAGGAAGGGCACGAACTGACGAGGATTTACCTTGGAATAATGATGGAAGTCGCGAACGGGAAGGGAACGAGCACCGAGCTGTCCTCCGCCCTTTTCTCCCGCGGACTGCTGAAGAAAGACAACCCTGGAGTCCTACAGAAATACCTCGCGGTACTCACTAAAATGGGCATCCTGCGGAAGTTTTTGGTTCACGGAAAGCGGCGTAAAAAGTTCGTTTATCGCCATGCATCCCCCCTCCTTGACCTGCACTTCTATCTTGAGGTCAAGTACGCCTACACGGAGCTTGAAACACCCCTGGAGTTCATAAGGAAAGCAATCGATTACAAGCTACCGAGGCATGTTGAGGATTTTATAGCTGATTTGCTTGCGAAGGTTTACGGGCTGAGGCAGGTGAGAGTTGAACTCCCGAAGCTTGAGCTTGACGTTGCGTTGCAGGGTTTCAAGAGGCTCGAAATCGTTGGAGAGGTCAAGTGGAAGGAGCGGGTTAAGCGGGATGAGATCAGGAAGATCGAGAATAAGCTGTCGCACTTCGACTGTAAAAAGGTGCTCGTTGTTCCAAGTAAAGATGTCCTTGAGAGGGAACCCAAGGGGATTGAGGTGCTAACGCCCGATGATCTGCTGGAAATAGCAAAGGAAAGCCTTGAGAGAACCCCTTAG